One stretch of Methylopila sp. 73B DNA includes these proteins:
- a CDS encoding MFS transporter encodes MTAAVASTADRRRLAYARAAVAAAFFVAGAAMGVWAAHIPLLKAGLDVDDAALGFVLLAMGIGAVCAMPPTGLLLHRFGAVAMTIASAFSLASALALAPLAPSYPALIAAAAFIGLSMGAIDVSMNAQAAAIETAWGRPIMSSIHAFFSIGGLAGATASGGLIALDVGAVAGMGLSALALGAVVALAATRLAIAAHGAPDEPHGLRLPRGVVLGLGLLTLAAFLSEGAMIDWSAVFMIQATGATPALAAVGYAAFSAAMTFGRLTGDAFVARLGPLRAVQVSGAVAAAGLAIVVAAPTPTVAIAGFVVAGLGFANVVPVLFSASTRLPGVAPGAALSMVATMAYGGGLMGPPLIGFLAHGVGLRWALLPLVFAALAIAAFVRRAAKLSG; translated from the coding sequence ATGACCGCAGCTGTCGCCTCAACCGCCGATCGCCGGCGGCTCGCCTACGCGCGCGCCGCGGTCGCCGCCGCCTTCTTCGTGGCCGGCGCCGCGATGGGCGTCTGGGCGGCGCACATCCCTTTGCTCAAGGCCGGTCTCGACGTCGACGACGCGGCGCTGGGGTTCGTGCTGCTGGCGATGGGGATCGGCGCGGTGTGCGCGATGCCGCCGACCGGCCTGCTGCTCCACCGCTTCGGCGCCGTGGCGATGACCATCGCCTCGGCCTTCTCGCTCGCGAGCGCCTTGGCGCTTGCGCCGCTGGCGCCGAGCTATCCCGCGCTGATCGCCGCGGCCGCCTTCATCGGGCTTTCCATGGGCGCCATCGACGTGTCCATGAACGCCCAGGCGGCGGCGATCGAGACGGCGTGGGGGCGGCCGATCATGTCGTCGATCCACGCCTTCTTCTCGATCGGAGGACTGGCGGGCGCGACCGCCTCCGGCGGGCTGATCGCGCTCGACGTCGGCGCCGTCGCCGGCATGGGGCTGTCGGCCCTTGCGTTGGGCGCGGTGGTCGCGCTCGCCGCGACCCGTCTCGCGATCGCAGCCCATGGCGCGCCGGACGAGCCGCACGGCCTCCGCCTGCCGCGCGGCGTGGTGCTCGGCCTCGGGCTGCTGACGCTCGCGGCCTTCCTCTCCGAAGGCGCGATGATCGACTGGAGCGCGGTGTTCATGATCCAGGCGACCGGGGCGACGCCGGCGCTCGCGGCCGTCGGCTACGCCGCCTTCTCCGCCGCCATGACCTTCGGCCGGCTGACGGGAGACGCGTTCGTCGCGCGGCTGGGGCCGCTGCGCGCGGTGCAGGTTTCAGGCGCGGTCGCCGCGGCGGGGCTCGCGATCGTGGTGGCGGCGCCCACGCCGACTGTTGCGATCGCAGGCTTCGTGGTGGCGGGGTTGGGCTTCGCGAACGTGGTGCCGGTGCTGTTCTCGGCTTCGACGCGGCTGCCCGGCGTCGCGCCGGGCGCGGCGCTGTCGATGGTCGCCACCATGGCCTATGGCGGCGGGCTGATGGGCCCGCCGCTCATCGGCTTCCTCGCGCATGGCGTCGGCCTGCGCTGGGCGCTGCTGCCGCTGGTGTTCGCGGCTCTCGCGATCGCGGCATTCGTGCGCCGCGCCGCGAAGCTTTCGGGCTAA
- the mutY gene encoding A/G-specific adenine glycosylase encodes MATAAETLTAPDPSALLAWYDRHRRRLPWRAEAGERADPYRVWLSEIMLQQTTVKAAGPYFLRFLQHFPDVAALAAAPLEEVLKLWAGLGYYSRARNLHACAQAVMERHGGAFPSAEAELLALPGVGPYTAAAIAAIAFDRPAVVVDGNVERVVSRLFAVEVAMPGAKPRLKALTGTIAPAKRPGDFAQATMDLGATICTPRKPACALCPWDDPCLARARGDQESFPRKAAKADRPTRRGVAYWVERPDGAALVRSRPPKGLLGGMTEPPTGVWSETVDLAAPVARLAEEAPLTADWRRLPGVVTHVFSHFALDLAVLAAVVPQATPAPAGARWVARRDLDGEALPSVFRKVVAHARADAGPARSKSASL; translated from the coding sequence TTGGCGACCGCCGCCGAAACCCTGACCGCGCCCGATCCCTCGGCCCTGCTCGCTTGGTACGACCGGCATCGGCGGCGTCTGCCGTGGCGGGCGGAGGCGGGCGAGCGGGCGGACCCGTACCGGGTCTGGCTGTCCGAGATCATGCTGCAGCAGACGACGGTGAAGGCGGCGGGCCCCTACTTTCTGCGCTTCCTTCAGCATTTCCCGGACGTCGCGGCGCTGGCGGCGGCGCCGCTCGAGGAGGTGCTCAAGCTCTGGGCCGGCCTCGGCTACTACTCCCGCGCCCGCAACCTGCACGCCTGCGCCCAGGCGGTGATGGAGCGCCACGGCGGCGCTTTTCCCTCCGCCGAGGCCGAACTGCTGGCGCTGCCCGGCGTCGGCCCCTACACGGCCGCCGCCATCGCCGCCATCGCCTTCGACCGGCCGGCGGTGGTGGTGGACGGAAACGTCGAGCGGGTGGTGTCGCGCCTTTTTGCGGTCGAGGTGGCGATGCCCGGCGCGAAGCCCCGGCTGAAGGCCCTGACCGGCACGATCGCGCCCGCCAAGCGGCCCGGCGACTTCGCGCAGGCGACGATGGATCTCGGCGCCACCATCTGCACGCCGCGCAAGCCCGCCTGCGCGCTCTGCCCCTGGGATGATCCCTGCCTCGCCCGCGCCCGCGGCGACCAGGAGAGCTTTCCGCGCAAGGCCGCGAAGGCCGACCGGCCGACCCGGCGCGGCGTGGCCTATTGGGTGGAGCGGCCGGACGGCGCGGCGCTGGTGCGCTCGCGGCCGCCGAAGGGCCTGCTCGGCGGCATGACCGAACCGCCGACCGGCGTCTGGAGCGAGACCGTCGATCTCGCCGCGCCGGTGGCGAGGCTCGCTGAGGAGGCGCCGCTCACAGCCGACTGGCGACGGCTGCCGGGCGTGGTCACCCATGTCTTCAGCCATTTCGCCCTCGACCTCGCGGTGCTGGCCGCCGTCGTGCCGCAGGCGACGCCTGCGCCGGCCGGCGCGCGCTGGGTCGCCCGGCGCGACCTCGACGGCGAGGCGCTCCCCTCCGTGTTCCGCAAGGTGGTGGCGCACGCCCGCGCCGACGCCGGTCCCGCCCGATCGAAGTCCGCGAGCCTATGA
- a CDS encoding DciA family protein: MQPPRRRAIALSDLLPGALGPAAARQGFAGAEIMARWETIVGREIAAFAIPQKLAAPPRGAATDPDAPPPTSVLHLRVEGAFALEVQHRTAEILERVNAHLGWRCVGQLKFRQGPIAGFRLSRRTPPPTLPPATPGESAKVEAAVAPVAEPELAAALERLGRAVLARRRVTGA; this comes from the coding sequence ATGCAACCGCCCCGCCGCCGCGCCATCGCGCTGTCCGATCTGCTGCCCGGCGCCCTAGGGCCGGCCGCCGCGCGCCAGGGCTTCGCGGGGGCGGAGATCATGGCGCGATGGGAGACGATCGTGGGACGGGAGATTGCGGCCTTCGCGATCCCGCAGAAGCTCGCGGCTCCGCCGCGCGGCGCCGCGACCGACCCGGACGCGCCGCCCCCGACCTCCGTTCTGCATCTGCGCGTGGAGGGGGCCTTCGCGCTCGAAGTCCAGCACCGCACGGCGGAGATCCTCGAGCGTGTGAACGCCCATCTCGGCTGGCGCTGCGTGGGCCAGCTCAAGTTCCGCCAGGGGCCGATCGCGGGCTTCCGGCTGTCGCGCCGCACGCCGCCGCCTACGCTGCCCCCCGCCACGCCCGGCGAGAGCGCGAAGGTGGAAGCGGCCGTCGCGCCGGTCGCCGAACCTGAGCTTGCGGCGGCGCTCGAACGGCTCGGCCGGGCGGTGCTTGCGCGCCGGCGGGTCACGGGGGCGTGA
- a CDS encoding DsbA family protein yields MTLTRRRFLETAAALALTAAAAGALSRTPFGFVAEAAAQAPSAEDLAMAGPLGDKVEGKDDAPVTIIEYASMTCGHCAQFAATTFPKLKEKYIDTGKVRFILREFPLDPIAAAGFMIARCAGDDKYFAVVDALFARQRDWAYATDPVAGLQTLAKQFGFTQETFEACLTNQEMLDGINAVRARGAEKFGVNSTPTFFINGKIQRGAIGFEDLEKILEPLLKA; encoded by the coding sequence GTGACGCTCACCCGCCGCCGCTTTCTCGAGACCGCCGCCGCGCTCGCGTTGACCGCAGCCGCCGCCGGGGCGCTGTCCCGCACGCCGTTCGGCTTCGTGGCCGAAGCCGCCGCGCAGGCGCCCTCGGCCGAGGATCTCGCCATGGCCGGCCCGCTGGGCGACAAGGTCGAAGGCAAGGACGACGCCCCCGTCACGATCATCGAATACGCCTCGATGACCTGCGGGCATTGCGCGCAGTTCGCCGCGACGACCTTCCCGAAGCTGAAGGAAAAATACATCGACACGGGCAAGGTGCGCTTCATCCTGCGCGAGTTCCCGCTCGATCCGATCGCCGCCGCCGGCTTCATGATCGCCCGCTGCGCCGGCGACGACAAATACTTCGCGGTGGTCGACGCGCTGTTCGCCCGCCAGAGGGACTGGGCCTACGCCACCGACCCGGTCGCCGGCCTGCAGACGCTGGCCAAGCAGTTCGGATTCACACAGGAGACCTTCGAGGCCTGCTTGACGAATCAGGAGATGCTGGACGGGATCAACGCCGTGCGTGCGCGCGGCGCGGAGAAGTTCGGCGTGAACTCCACCCCGACCTTCTTCATCAACGGCAAGATCCAGCGCGGGGCGATCGGGTTTGAGGACTTGGAGAAGATCCTGGAGCCGCTGCTCAAGGCCTGA
- the smc gene encoding chromosome segregation protein SMC, producing the protein MNFAKLKVAGFKTFVETTEAPIEPGLTGIVGPNGCGKSNLVEAMRWVMGESSFKSLRASGMEDVIFAGSGGRPARNHAEVTLTLDNAARTAPDLFNASDVIEVSRKIARGLGSTYRINGREVRARDVQLLFADASSGARSPALVGQGRVGEIINARPDQRRRILEEAAGIAGLYARRREAEQKLEAAEANLVRVEDVLGQLDHRAEALRRQAKSAQRYRALTEEIRAAEGLALLAEHDAATAGVAEAERLETSAVAGVADALRAQGAAARAEAVAAHALPPARTAASEAEATLRRLTQEATALEGEEARARARLAELAQRLTQLDGDLARERTLAEDASASLARLADAEAGLGPSSDEGDAEARTPAQERLARADQELARAEAALAAETAAVAARLSERRDLERRRREAADRLSALEREAATLAAEAERLAREAGAGGEPAALKERAEAARHALAAAEQAADAAEAAHARARADETAARAPAAQANARAERAVTEARTLAKLLATDERRAFAAVVDLISVDPGFETALGAALGDDLDAAVDPRAPAHWARLDASSDAALPEGATPLSTHVAAPPELARTLAQVGVVARGDGARLRERLTPGQRLVSREGDLWRWDGLTLAADAPTPAARRLAEKNRLGAVERAAAEARAEADRLRLAVDAARAATGRAASDERTARDAAKAARSRLDAAREAEAAAERAASKVAARRSAVEEASNRVERQRAEASSTRDAVDASLGALGEAPQGEDALAPLRAAVQEARAAAATRRAEAQALAAESRRRAERRAEIAAERASWVRRREGAAERLDSLSARRAEAEAERAALADRPDALAEQRVALRSSVIQAEADARARADALVLAETAHRAADVAARAALDALAKAREEAARAGARLEAAREKRALALARIRDTRDMTPAELAAELAGAERGSREEIDARLARALSARDRMGPVNLRAEEELAEVEESHGGLAAERADLTEAIARLRGGVRSLNSEGRARLLSAFERVDAHFRKLFETLFGGGEARLELVESDDPLEAGLEVIARPPGKKPQTLSLLSGGEQALTALALVFGVFLTNPSPVCVLDEVDAPLDDANVERFCALLAEMRRTTATRFLTVTHNPITMAHMDRLLGVTMAERGVSQLVSVDLRAAERLLEAV; encoded by the coding sequence ATGAATTTCGCCAAGCTCAAGGTCGCGGGCTTCAAGACCTTCGTGGAGACGACCGAGGCCCCGATCGAGCCGGGGCTCACCGGCATCGTCGGCCCCAACGGCTGCGGCAAGTCCAACCTTGTCGAAGCCATGCGCTGGGTGATGGGCGAAAGCTCCTTCAAATCGCTGCGCGCCTCCGGCATGGAGGACGTGATCTTCGCAGGCTCCGGCGGCCGTCCGGCCCGCAACCACGCCGAAGTCACGCTCACCCTCGACAATGCCGCCCGCACCGCGCCGGACCTGTTCAACGCCTCCGACGTGATCGAGGTGAGCCGCAAGATCGCGCGCGGCCTCGGCTCGACCTACCGCATCAACGGCCGCGAGGTGCGCGCCCGCGACGTCCAGCTGCTGTTCGCCGACGCCTCCTCCGGCGCGCGCTCGCCGGCGCTGGTCGGCCAGGGACGCGTCGGCGAGATCATCAACGCAAGGCCGGACCAGCGCCGCCGCATCCTGGAGGAGGCCGCGGGCATCGCCGGCCTCTACGCCCGCCGCCGCGAGGCGGAGCAGAAGCTCGAGGCCGCGGAGGCGAACCTCGTGCGCGTCGAGGACGTGCTGGGCCAGCTCGACCACCGCGCCGAGGCGCTCCGCCGGCAGGCGAAGAGCGCCCAGCGCTACCGCGCGCTGACCGAGGAGATCCGCGCGGCCGAGGGCCTCGCGCTGCTCGCCGAGCACGACGCCGCGACCGCGGGCGTCGCGGAGGCCGAACGGCTGGAGACCTCCGCCGTCGCCGGCGTCGCGGACGCCCTGCGGGCGCAGGGCGCGGCGGCTCGCGCCGAGGCTGTGGCGGCCCATGCGCTGCCGCCGGCCCGCACCGCGGCGAGCGAGGCGGAGGCCACGCTGCGCCGCCTGACGCAGGAGGCGACGGCGCTCGAGGGCGAGGAGGCCCGCGCTCGCGCCCGCCTGGCGGAGCTCGCCCAGCGGCTGACGCAGCTCGACGGCGACCTCGCGCGCGAACGGACGCTGGCCGAGGACGCGAGCGCCTCGCTCGCCCGCCTCGCCGACGCCGAGGCCGGCCTCGGGCCTTCCTCCGACGAGGGCGACGCCGAGGCCCGGACCCCGGCGCAGGAGCGCCTCGCGCGCGCCGATCAAGAGCTTGCCCGCGCGGAGGCCGCCCTTGCCGCCGAGACCGCCGCGGTCGCGGCGCGCCTCTCGGAGCGCCGCGACCTGGAGCGCCGACGCCGCGAGGCCGCCGACCGGCTGTCCGCTCTCGAGCGCGAAGCCGCGACCCTCGCCGCGGAGGCGGAGCGGCTCGCCCGCGAGGCCGGCGCGGGGGGCGAGCCCGCGGCGCTGAAGGAGCGGGCCGAGGCCGCGCGTCATGCGCTTGCGGCGGCCGAACAGGCGGCGGACGCGGCCGAGGCCGCCCACGCCCGCGCCCGCGCCGACGAGACCGCCGCCCGCGCGCCCGCGGCCCAGGCCAACGCTCGCGCCGAGCGCGCCGTCACCGAGGCGCGGACGCTCGCCAAGCTGCTGGCGACCGACGAGCGCCGCGCCTTCGCCGCGGTGGTGGACCTGATCTCCGTCGATCCCGGCTTCGAGACCGCGCTCGGCGCGGCGCTCGGCGACGACCTCGACGCCGCCGTCGATCCGCGCGCGCCGGCGCACTGGGCGCGGCTCGACGCCTCGTCGGACGCGGCGCTGCCCGAGGGCGCGACGCCTCTGTCGACCCATGTCGCAGCCCCGCCGGAGCTCGCCCGCACGCTGGCGCAGGTCGGCGTCGTGGCGCGCGGGGACGGGGCGCGACTGCGGGAACGGCTGACGCCCGGCCAGCGGCTCGTCAGCCGCGAGGGCGACCTGTGGCGCTGGGACGGCCTGACGCTCGCCGCCGACGCGCCGACCCCGGCCGCGCGACGCCTCGCCGAGAAGAACCGGCTGGGCGCCGTCGAACGCGCCGCGGCGGAGGCGCGCGCGGAGGCCGACCGGTTGCGGCTCGCGGTCGACGCCGCGCGTGCGGCGACCGGACGCGCTGCCAGCGACGAACGGACCGCCCGTGACGCGGCCAAGGCCGCCCGGTCGAGGCTCGACGCCGCCCGTGAGGCGGAGGCGGCGGCCGAGCGCGCGGCCTCCAAGGTGGCCGCCCGACGATCCGCGGTCGAGGAGGCGTCGAACCGGGTCGAGCGTCAACGCGCCGAGGCCTCATCCACCCGGGACGCGGTCGACGCGTCGCTCGGCGCGCTGGGCGAGGCGCCTCAGGGCGAAGATGCGCTGGCCCCGCTCCGCGCCGCGGTGCAGGAGGCCCGCGCCGCCGCGGCCACGCGCCGGGCCGAAGCCCAGGCGCTCGCCGCCGAATCCCGCCGCAGGGCCGAGCGCCGCGCCGAAATCGCCGCCGAGCGTGCGTCCTGGGTCCGCCGCCGCGAGGGAGCCGCGGAGCGGCTCGACAGCCTCTCCGCCCGTCGCGCCGAGGCCGAAGCGGAACGCGCCGCGCTCGCAGACCGTCCGGACGCGCTGGCGGAGCAACGCGTCGCGTTGCGGTCCTCGGTGATCCAGGCCGAGGCGGACGCCCGCGCCCGCGCCGACGCGCTGGTCCTCGCCGAGACCGCCCACCGCGCGGCGGACGTCGCGGCCCGCGCGGCGCTGGACGCGCTCGCCAAGGCCCGCGAGGAGGCCGCCCGCGCCGGCGCCCGGCTGGAGGCCGCCCGCGAGAAACGCGCCCTCGCGCTCGCCCGCATCCGCGACACGCGCGACATGACCCCGGCCGAGCTCGCCGCCGAGCTCGCCGGCGCGGAGCGCGGAAGCCGCGAGGAGATCGACGCCCGGCTCGCTCGCGCGCTCTCCGCCCGCGACCGCATGGGGCCGGTCAACCTGCGCGCCGAGGAGGAGCTCGCCGAGGTCGAGGAGAGCCACGGCGGCCTCGCGGCGGAGCGCGCGGACCTGACGGAGGCGATCGCCCGGCTGCGCGGCGGCGTCCGTTCGCTGAACAGCGAGGGCCGCGCTCGGCTGCTCTCGGCCTTCGAGCGGGTGGACGCGCATTTCCGAAAGCTGTTCGAGACGCTGTTCGGCGGCGGCGAGGCGCGGCTGGAGTTGGTCGAGAGCGACGATCCGCTCGAGGCCGGGCTCGAGGTCATCGCGCGGCCGCCGGGCAAGAAGCCACAGACGCTGTCGCTGCTGTCCGGCGGCGAGCAGGCGCTGACGGCGCTCGCGCTGGTGTTCGGCGTGTTCCTGACCAACCCCTCGCCGGTCTGCGTGCTGGACGAGGTCGACGCCCCGCTCGACGACGCCAACGTCGAACGCTTCTGCGCGCTGCTGGCTGAGATGCGCCGCACCACCGCCACGCGCTTCCTGACGGTCACGCACAACCCGATCACCATGGCCCACATGGATCGCCTGCTCGGCGTCACCATGGCCGAGCGCGGCGTTAGCCAGCTGGTCTCGGTCGACCTGCGCGCCGCCGAGCGGCTGCTGGAAGCAGTGTAG
- a CDS encoding ABC transporter ATP-binding protein, producing MLRRFLGYYRPHRKLFLLDFSCAVASGLLELGFPMAVKLFVDRLLPSQDWLLVVLAGLGLFVIYLANTGLMVVVTYWGHMLGINIETEMRRKAFDHLQKLSFSYFDGQKTGHLVGRLTKDLEEIGEVAHHGPEDLFIAVMTLIGAFALMFAVNPQLALITAAVVPITGWVTSRYGGRMTRNWHELYGRVGGFNARIEENVGGIRVVQAFANEEHERRLFAEDNRGYRSTKLQAYRIMAASTSLSYLSMRLTQVVVMIAGSYFVITGSLSHGGFIGFLLLIGVFFRPVEKINAVIETYPKGVAGFRRYTEFLDTAPDIVDRPGAVAVDGLKGEIAYERVTFGYGAGAPVLRGVDFRVRAGETVAFVGPSGAGKTTICSLLPRFYDVDGGRITIDGIDVRDMTLASLRSQIGVVQQDVFLFAGTIRENIAYGRLDAADEDILEAARRARLDDMIAKLPAGLDTIVGERGVKLSGGQKQRLAIARMFLKNPPILILDEATSALDAETERAIQGSLAELARGRTTLIIAHRLTTIRNADRIYVVDSSGIVEQGRHDELISRDGGYRRLYEAAVG from the coding sequence CTGCTGCGGCGGTTCCTGGGCTACTACCGGCCGCACCGGAAGCTGTTCCTGCTCGACTTCTCCTGCGCGGTGGCGTCCGGACTGCTCGAACTCGGCTTCCCCATGGCGGTCAAGCTGTTCGTCGACCGGCTGCTGCCGAGCCAGGACTGGCTGCTGGTGGTGCTCGCCGGGCTCGGCCTGTTCGTCATCTATCTCGCGAACACCGGCCTGATGGTCGTGGTCACCTATTGGGGCCACATGCTCGGCATCAACATCGAGACCGAGATGCGCCGCAAGGCGTTCGACCACCTGCAGAAGCTGTCCTTCTCCTACTTCGACGGCCAGAAGACCGGCCATCTGGTCGGCCGCCTGACAAAGGACCTCGAGGAGATCGGCGAGGTCGCTCACCACGGGCCCGAGGACCTGTTCATCGCCGTCATGACGCTGATCGGCGCCTTCGCGCTGATGTTCGCGGTCAATCCTCAGCTTGCGCTGATCACCGCGGCGGTGGTCCCGATCACCGGCTGGGTCACCAGCCGCTACGGCGGCCGCATGACGCGCAACTGGCATGAGCTCTATGGCCGGGTCGGCGGCTTCAACGCGCGCATCGAGGAGAACGTCGGCGGCATCCGGGTGGTGCAGGCCTTCGCCAACGAGGAGCATGAGCGCCGGCTGTTCGCCGAGGACAACCGCGGCTACCGGTCGACCAAGCTCCAGGCCTACCGCATCATGGCCGCGAGCACCTCGCTCAGCTACCTCAGCATGCGGCTCACCCAGGTCGTGGTGATGATCGCGGGCAGCTACTTCGTGATCACCGGCTCGCTCAGCCACGGCGGCTTCATCGGCTTCCTGCTGCTGATCGGCGTGTTCTTCCGCCCGGTCGAGAAGATCAACGCGGTGATCGAGACCTACCCCAAGGGCGTCGCCGGCTTCCGCCGCTACACGGAGTTCCTCGACACCGCGCCCGACATCGTGGACCGCCCGGGCGCCGTCGCCGTGGACGGCCTGAAGGGCGAGATCGCCTACGAGCGCGTCACCTTCGGCTACGGGGCGGGCGCGCCGGTGCTGCGCGGCGTGGACTTTCGCGTCCGCGCCGGCGAGACGGTCGCCTTCGTCGGGCCGTCGGGCGCCGGCAAGACCACGATCTGCTCGCTGCTGCCGCGGTTCTACGACGTCGACGGCGGCCGCATCACGATCGACGGGATCGACGTGCGCGACATGACGCTCGCCTCGCTGCGCAGCCAGATCGGCGTGGTGCAGCAGGACGTCTTCTTGTTCGCCGGCACGATCCGCGAGAACATTGCCTACGGCCGGCTCGACGCGGCCGACGAGGACATCCTCGAAGCCGCGCGCCGCGCGCGGCTGGACGACATGATCGCGAAGCTGCCGGCCGGCCTCGACACCATCGTCGGCGAGCGCGGCGTGAAGCTCTCGGGCGGGCAGAAGCAGCGCCTCGCCATCGCCCGCATGTTCCTGAAGAACCCGCCGATCCTGATCCTCGACGAGGCCACCTCCGCGCTCGACGCGGAGACCGAGCGCGCGATCCAGGGCTCGCTCGCCGAGCTCGCCCGCGGCCGGACCACGCTGATCATCGCCCATCGCCTGACGACGATCCGCAACGCCGACCGCATCTACGTGGTCGACAGCTCCGGCATCGTCGAGCAGGGCCGCCACGACGAGCTGATCTCCCGCGACGGCGGCTACCGCCGGCTCTACGAGGCGGCGGTCGGCTGA
- a CDS encoding alpha/beta hydrolase: MRSIRIPALVAAALALAGCGGRPYATLLPVSASAPGAHTVDMLVATTRAPSPVPGVVFSGDRGKGLSLENILVSIPPDGVRKPGAVIYPARNPGNPATEFVALKVEPLKDGGADAWYRRAAGPKKRVLIFVHGFNSTYEEAVFRFAQISHDSGADAAPILFTWPSRGSVFGYLYDRESANYSRDSLETMIAQAAARPDVSEITLMAHSMGSWLSMEAVRQLAIRRGAVPAKLKNIVLASPDLDVDVFQEQLKAIGPAENRITIFTSQDDRALLVSRRLAGGVQRLGSVDLTQPAVQADFAKRGINVVDLSGVRAGDGLNHTKFAESPEVVKAIGRRLIAGDKVAGSNLGLAETLGATAIGTAQGVGSVIGAAATAPAAIVDPRARETFRSQLGAATDNLGGSLRTATGR; this comes from the coding sequence TTGCGCTCCATTCGAATTCCCGCCCTCGTGGCCGCGGCGCTCGCGCTCGCCGGCTGCGGCGGCCGTCCCTACGCGACGCTCCTGCCGGTGTCGGCCAGCGCGCCGGGCGCGCACACCGTCGACATGTTGGTCGCCACCACGCGCGCGCCTTCGCCGGTGCCGGGAGTGGTGTTCTCCGGGGACCGCGGCAAGGGCCTGTCGCTCGAGAACATCCTGGTGTCGATCCCGCCGGACGGGGTGCGCAAGCCCGGCGCCGTGATCTATCCCGCCCGCAACCCGGGAAACCCGGCGACGGAGTTCGTCGCGCTCAAGGTCGAGCCTCTGAAAGATGGCGGCGCGGACGCCTGGTACCGCCGGGCGGCCGGGCCGAAGAAGCGCGTGCTGATCTTCGTGCACGGCTTCAACTCGACCTATGAGGAGGCGGTGTTCCGCTTCGCCCAGATCAGCCACGATTCCGGCGCGGACGCCGCGCCGATCCTGTTCACCTGGCCGTCGCGGGGCTCGGTCTTCGGCTATCTCTACGACCGGGAAAGCGCGAACTACTCCCGCGACAGCCTGGAGACCATGATCGCTCAGGCCGCCGCGCGGCCGGACGTCTCCGAGATCACGCTGATGGCGCACTCCATGGGCAGCTGGCTGTCGATGGAGGCCGTCCGGCAGCTCGCGATCCGCAGAGGGGCCGTCCCGGCGAAGCTGAAGAACATCGTACTCGCCTCGCCGGACCTCGACGTCGACGTGTTCCAGGAGCAGCTGAAGGCGATCGGCCCGGCGGAAAACCGCATCACCATTTTCACCTCCCAGGACGATCGCGCGCTGCTGGTTTCGCGGCGTCTCGCCGGCGGCGTCCAGCGGCTGGGCTCGGTCGACCTGACCCAGCCGGCTGTGCAGGCGGATTTCGCGAAGCGCGGGATCAACGTCGTCGATCTCTCCGGCGTTCGCGCCGGGGACGGGCTGAACCACACGAAGTTCGCCGAAAGCCCAGAAGTGGTGAAGGCGATCGGGCGCCGCCTCATCGCCGGCGACAAGGTGGCCGGGTCGAACCTCGGGCTCGCGGAGACGCTCGGCGCGACCGCGATCGGCACGGCGCAGGGCGTGGGCTCGGTGATCGGGGCGGCGGCGACGGCGCCAGCGGCCATCGTCGATCCGCGCGCGCGGGAGACCTTCCGCAGCCAGCTCGGCGCCGCGACCGACAACCTCGGCGGCTCGCTGCGGACGGCGACCGGGCGGTGA